From one Pseudomonadota bacterium genomic stretch:
- a CDS encoding acetate/propionate family kinase, protein MDVYALLRGIEVLGRFDDEAIRRLAAASRVGEYTANQLVLRSGGPVECVGVVASGELEIRLPGGEGTGAPPRLREGQLFGEMSLLTGEPAIADVVAASAAQVVHVPHEALTREIGANPLGAHGLAKLLTARLAKRGDDPAERSAVRRARSEAKTASGGGASGPVLVLNLGSSSIKYAVFEGGARRLGGLVERIGTGDARLAHAGPAGKVERKLGAADHAAGLEAAIELVKHPEHGAIARLEDLVAAGHRVVHGGVRFTEATVIDAEVKAELEKLSALAPLHNPVNLKGIELCERLLPPGVLQVAVFDTAFHMTMPEHAYRYALPKAFADAEQLRRFGFHGTSHKYVSETATAFLGEAQGALKLVTCHLGNGASIAAVDHGRSVDTSMGLTPLEGLVMGTRSGDVDPGVLLHLLRRGLSGADIDRMLNKESGLLGLSGLTSDMRELERAADAGHAGALLAIQVFCYRVRKYVGAYAAAMDGLDAIVFTGGIGENGDGVRSRICAGLSFLGVELDEAQNRGSVKAAERARIVSSGRSRVRVLVVPTDEEAMIAAETVRALGRSGAAAVLSARRDRPIPIGVSAHHVHLSQAHVEALFGEGARLTPRKELTQKGQFACDEVVDLVGPKGAVPRVRILGPARPETQVEISRTEEFKLGIDAPIRASGDVRNSPGLLLRGSAGEVALKEGAICALRHIHASPEDALAYGLRDRDVVRVNLSGERSLVFGDVLVRVDPSFTLEMHIDTDEANAAEVNPDSTCTIDSIQRRGG, encoded by the coding sequence ATGGACGTCTACGCGCTGCTCAGGGGGATCGAGGTTCTCGGGAGGTTCGACGACGAGGCGATCCGCAGGCTGGCGGCCGCCTCGCGGGTCGGCGAGTACACGGCGAACCAGCTCGTCCTGCGCAGCGGCGGGCCGGTGGAGTGCGTCGGCGTCGTCGCGAGCGGCGAGCTCGAGATCCGGCTCCCGGGCGGCGAGGGGACCGGCGCCCCTCCGCGGCTGCGCGAGGGCCAGCTGTTCGGCGAGATGAGCCTGCTCACGGGCGAGCCGGCGATCGCGGACGTCGTGGCCGCCTCGGCGGCCCAGGTCGTCCACGTCCCGCACGAGGCGCTCACGCGCGAGATAGGCGCAAACCCGCTCGGCGCGCACGGGCTCGCCAAGCTGCTCACGGCGAGGCTCGCGAAGCGCGGCGACGATCCCGCGGAGCGCTCGGCCGTCCGGCGCGCGCGCTCGGAGGCGAAGACGGCGTCGGGCGGCGGTGCGTCCGGCCCGGTGCTCGTGCTCAACCTCGGCAGCTCGTCGATCAAGTACGCCGTGTTCGAGGGCGGGGCGCGGCGCTTGGGCGGGCTCGTGGAGCGGATCGGCACCGGGGACGCGCGGCTCGCGCACGCGGGGCCGGCCGGAAAGGTCGAGCGCAAGCTCGGCGCCGCGGATCACGCGGCCGGGCTCGAGGCGGCGATCGAGCTCGTGAAGCACCCGGAGCACGGCGCGATCGCGCGGCTGGAGGATCTCGTCGCGGCCGGCCACCGCGTGGTGCACGGCGGCGTGCGGTTCACCGAGGCGACCGTCATCGACGCCGAGGTGAAGGCGGAGCTCGAGAAGCTCTCGGCGCTCGCGCCGTTGCACAACCCGGTCAACCTCAAGGGGATCGAGCTGTGCGAGCGGCTCCTGCCGCCCGGCGTGCTGCAGGTCGCGGTGTTCGACACGGCGTTCCACATGACGATGCCGGAGCACGCGTACAGGTACGCGCTCCCGAAGGCGTTCGCCGACGCCGAGCAGCTGCGCCGCTTCGGCTTCCACGGCACGAGCCACAAGTACGTCTCGGAGACCGCGACGGCGTTCCTCGGAGAGGCGCAGGGCGCGCTCAAGCTCGTCACCTGCCACCTCGGCAACGGCGCGTCGATCGCGGCGGTGGATCACGGCCGATCGGTCGACACGTCGATGGGGCTCACGCCGCTCGAGGGGCTCGTCATGGGCACGCGCTCGGGCGACGTCGACCCGGGCGTGCTGCTCCACCTCCTGCGCCGCGGCTTGAGCGGCGCCGACATCGACAGGATGCTCAACAAGGAGAGCGGCCTCCTCGGCCTCTCGGGGCTCACGAGCGACATGCGCGAGCTCGAGCGCGCGGCCGACGCGGGGCACGCCGGCGCGCTGCTCGCGATCCAGGTGTTCTGCTACCGGGTGCGCAAGTACGTCGGCGCGTACGCGGCGGCGATGGACGGGCTCGACGCGATCGTGTTCACAGGTGGCATCGGCGAGAACGGCGACGGCGTCCGCTCGCGGATCTGCGCCGGGCTCTCGTTCCTCGGCGTGGAGCTGGACGAGGCGCAGAACCGCGGCTCCGTGAAGGCCGCGGAGCGGGCGCGGATCGTGTCGTCGGGGCGATCCCGCGTGAGGGTGCTCGTGGTCCCCACGGACGAAGAGGCGATGATCGCGGCCGAGACGGTCCGCGCGCTCGGGCGCTCGGGCGCGGCGGCGGTGCTCTCGGCGCGGCGGGATCGGCCGATCCCGATAGGCGTGTCGGCGCACCACGTCCACCTCAGCCAGGCGCACGTGGAGGCGCTCTTCGGCGAGGGCGCCCGGCTCACGCCGCGCAAGGAGCTCACGCAGAAGGGCCAGTTCGCGTGCGACGAGGTGGTCGATCTCGTCGGGCCCAAGGGCGCGGTGCCCCGCGTGCGGATCCTCGGCCCGGCGCGGCCCGAGACGCAGGTCGAGATCTCGCGGACCGAGGAGTTCAAGCTCGGCATCGACGCGCCGATCCGCGCCTCCGGCGACGTCCGGAACTCGCCCGGCCTCCTCCTGCGCGGTAGCGCGGGCGAGGTAGCGCTCAAGGAGGGCGCGATCTGCGCGCTGCGCCACATCCACGCGAGCCCCGAGGACGCGCTCGCCTACGGGCTGCGCGACAGGGACGTGGTGCGGGTGAACCTGTCCGGCGAGCGGTCGCTCGTGTTCGGCGACGTGCTCGTGCGCGTGGACCCGAGCTTCACCCTCGAGATGCACATCGACACGGACGAGGCGAACGCGGCCGAGGTCAACCCCGACTCGACCTGCACCATCGACTCCATCCAGAGAAGGGGGGGGTGA
- a CDS encoding DUF4351 domain-containing protein produces MLETKMARWEREWQERSEAHGREVGRAEGRADFLVRLLERRFGPIDDSVRARVDAATPDELLDYADRVLDARDIDSVFSG; encoded by the coding sequence ATGCTCGAGACGAAGATGGCGCGGTGGGAGCGCGAGTGGCAGGAGCGCAGCGAGGCGCACGGCCGCGAGGTGGGCCGGGCAGAGGGTCGAGCAGATTTCCTCGTGCGTCTGCTCGAACGGCGTTTCGGCCCGATCGACGATTCGGTCCGGGCGCGCGTTGACGCCGCGACGCCGGACGAGCTGCTCGACTACGCCGACCGCGTGCTCGACGCGCGGGACATCGACTCGGTCTTCTCGGGCTGA
- a CDS encoding 3-oxoacid CoA-transferase, translated as MTIPGYNGTELLATVASRILQNGDSVFVGTGLPVIAGMLAQKTHAPELLVFFEAGAIGPQVPQLPISVGDSRTIHKAVAASSMHDLMSMCQSGYADYGFLGAAQLDPFGNINTTVIGDWDKPTARLPGSGGANDVGSFVHKMIIILRQSKRSFVPKVDFITTPGFLTGPGAREKAGLPSGGGPFRVITQLAVYDFNPATCRMRLFSLHPGVKVDDVRESAGFEIEIPESYGESPTPTADELRLLRDVIDPSGIVIGK; from the coding sequence ATGACGATCCCCGGCTACAACGGGACCGAGCTGCTCGCCACCGTCGCCTCGCGCATCCTCCAGAACGGCGACTCCGTCTTCGTCGGCACCGGCCTGCCGGTGATCGCCGGCATGCTCGCCCAGAAGACCCACGCCCCCGAGCTGCTCGTGTTCTTCGAGGCGGGCGCGATCGGCCCGCAGGTGCCGCAGCTCCCGATCTCGGTGGGCGACTCGCGGACGATCCACAAGGCGGTCGCCGCCTCGTCGATGCACGATCTCATGTCCATGTGCCAGTCCGGGTACGCGGACTACGGCTTCCTCGGCGCGGCGCAGCTCGATCCGTTCGGCAACATCAACACGACCGTCATCGGCGACTGGGACAAGCCGACCGCGCGGCTCCCGGGGAGCGGCGGCGCGAACGACGTCGGGTCGTTCGTCCACAAGATGATCATCATCCTCCGGCAGTCCAAGCGATCGTTCGTGCCGAAGGTCGATTTCATCACGACGCCGGGCTTCCTGACCGGCCCGGGGGCGCGCGAGAAGGCAGGGCTGCCGAGTGGCGGCGGCCCGTTCCGCGTGATCACGCAGCTCGCGGTGTACGACTTCAACCCAGCGACCTGCCGGATGCGCCTCTTCTCCCTGCACCCGGGCGTGAAGGTCGACGACGTCCGGGAGAGCGCGGGCTTCGAGATCGAGATCCCCGAGTCGTACGGCGAGAGCCCGACCCCGACCGCCGACGAGCTCCGCCTCCTGCGCGACGTGATCGACCCGTCGGGCATCGTGATCGGGAAGTAG
- a CDS encoding tetratricopeptide repeat protein — translation MSKQEDSKRVARGTLSRLFVLGLLIFAATAPAEARADAAQNKAKTAFQKGAKLFEAGDYTEAVKAFRAAYEAAPHWKLLYNIAQCEAAAKNYGPALEAFEAYLVSGGDDVPAERQDEIRKEIARLRDLCGDVVVDAPAGSDVFIDDLRRGTTPIAGEIPVGAGMHVVRIVHGGDELLKQEIQVRGAKTVTVRVGDAATVQPGPPEAKPGGATAPEPEPETGPEPPLAETPASPEDGPPNKMVVIGSVLTAVGGAALIAGVVTGAVSRAKTKDLEESCPDKQCTDPGDETLHDQAARLSLATDVMLPVGAAVAVAGVVLVVLGLRGESADEPDAEVTAAAGPGHVGVAFRGRF, via the coding sequence ATGAGCAAACAAGAAGACAGCAAACGAGTTGCCCGCGGGACCCTCTCCCGTCTCTTCGTCCTAGGCCTCCTGATCTTTGCCGCGACGGCGCCCGCCGAGGCTCGCGCCGACGCCGCCCAGAACAAAGCCAAGACCGCCTTCCAAAAAGGGGCGAAGCTGTTCGAGGCGGGGGACTACACCGAGGCGGTCAAGGCGTTCCGCGCGGCGTACGAGGCCGCCCCGCACTGGAAGCTGCTCTACAACATCGCGCAGTGCGAGGCCGCGGCCAAGAACTACGGCCCTGCGCTCGAGGCGTTCGAGGCGTACTTGGTCTCCGGCGGAGACGACGTCCCCGCGGAGAGGCAGGACGAGATCCGCAAGGAGATCGCGCGGCTCCGGGATCTCTGCGGCGACGTCGTGGTGGACGCCCCCGCCGGCTCGGACGTGTTCATCGACGATCTCAGGCGCGGCACGACGCCCATCGCGGGCGAGATCCCGGTGGGCGCCGGGATGCACGTCGTCCGGATCGTCCACGGCGGGGACGAGCTGCTGAAGCAGGAGATCCAGGTCCGAGGGGCGAAGACCGTCACGGTCAGGGTCGGCGACGCGGCGACCGTCCAGCCCGGACCCCCGGAAGCGAAGCCCGGCGGCGCGACCGCGCCCGAACCGGAGCCCGAAACGGGGCCCGAGCCGCCGCTCGCGGAAACGCCGGCATCGCCGGAGGACGGCCCGCCGAACAAGATGGTCGTGATCGGGAGCGTGCTGACGGCGGTGGGAGGGGCGGCGCTGATCGCCGGGGTCGTCACCGGCGCCGTGTCGCGGGCGAAGACCAAGGATCTCGAGGAGAGCTGCCCGGACAAGCAGTGCACCGATCCGGGCGACGAGACGCTGCACGACCAGGCCGCGCGGCTGTCGCTGGCGACCGACGTGATGCTCCCGGTCGGGGCGGCCGTCGCCGTCGCCGGCGTGGTGCTCGTAGTGCTGGGGCTGAGGGGCGAATCCGCGGATGAGCCCGACGCCGAGGTGACCGCCGCCGCGGGGCCGGGACACGTCGGCGTGGCGTTCAGAGGGAGGTTCTAG
- a CDS encoding CoA transferase subunit A: MTVLQEGKGKLLGWHDPDEHRRWVLEHKTRRLVDKRTTVADAVSRLVADGDFIAMGGFGHIRVSMSIIYEIIRQKKRHLKMAGKTAVHDADILVAGGAVDEIEVAYTFGHELRGLSNASRRAAQEGRLKVIGETSNAGYQWRFLAGMMGLPFIPARNLLGTDTLAHSSAKVIDDPFTGRPICLIPAAFPDVVAIHVPRCDKFGNCQIDGSLVEDFELARCARKLIVTTEKIIDEEEIRDKPHATVIPFFLVDAVVEVPFGSHPCLMPYQYYFDEEHIGDWLKVSKTDAGVDEYFQKYVFSVKSFEEYLELVGGRAQMEKLARIELYEAPVELPWVNARVKGGDK; this comes from the coding sequence ATGACCGTCCTCCAAGAAGGCAAGGGCAAGCTGCTCGGCTGGCACGATCCGGACGAGCACCGGCGGTGGGTGCTCGAGCACAAGACGCGGAGGCTCGTGGACAAGCGCACCACGGTCGCCGACGCGGTCTCGAGGCTCGTCGCGGACGGCGACTTCATCGCCATGGGCGGCTTCGGCCACATCCGCGTCTCCATGTCCATCATCTACGAGATCATCCGGCAGAAGAAGCGGCACCTCAAGATGGCGGGCAAGACCGCCGTGCACGACGCGGACATCCTCGTCGCGGGCGGCGCCGTCGACGAGATCGAGGTCGCCTACACGTTCGGCCACGAGCTGCGCGGGCTCTCGAACGCCTCGCGCCGCGCGGCGCAGGAGGGCCGGCTCAAGGTCATCGGCGAGACGAGCAACGCCGGCTACCAGTGGCGCTTCCTCGCGGGGATGATGGGCCTGCCGTTCATCCCGGCGCGCAACCTCCTCGGCACCGACACGCTCGCCCACAGCTCGGCCAAGGTGATCGACGATCCGTTCACGGGCCGGCCGATCTGCCTCATCCCGGCGGCGTTTCCGGACGTCGTCGCGATCCACGTCCCGCGTTGCGACAAGTTCGGCAACTGCCAGATCGACGGCTCGCTCGTCGAGGACTTCGAGCTCGCGCGGTGCGCGCGCAAGCTGATCGTGACCACCGAGAAGATCATCGACGAGGAGGAGATTCGGGACAAGCCGCACGCGACCGTGATCCCGTTCTTCCTCGTGGACGCGGTGGTCGAGGTGCCGTTCGGCAGCCACCCGTGCCTCATGCCCTACCAGTACTACTTCGACGAGGAGCACATCGGCGACTGGCTCAAGGTCTCCAAGACCGACGCCGGTGTCGACGAGTACTTCCAGAAGTACGTGTTTTCGGTGAAGTCGTTCGAGGAGTACCTCGAGCTCGTCGGGGGCCGCGCGCAGATGGAGAAGCTCGCCCGCATCGAGCTGTACGAGGCGCCGGTCGAGCTGCCCTGGGTCAACGCCCGCGTGAAGGGAGGTGACAAATGA